From one Triplophysa rosa unplaced genomic scaffold, Trosa_1v2 scaffold491, whole genome shotgun sequence genomic stretch:
- the LOC130550946 gene encoding syncollin-like yields the protein MKAFIAVLIAALCFEGLNAQCPEPSALQDGEGNKLCARMFEHSSYYYDMSCYGNFLDVYPDEDVPIIPRAWDNRVSSLVVARSCSLTVWSRSKKQGSKKKFSAGIVYHLKEVKQGLFGNWNDSISGYYCTC from the coding sequence ATGAAGGCGTTCATTGCTGTTCTCATTGCTGCTCTGTGCTTTGAAGGGCTGAATGCACAGTGTCCTGAACCAAGCGCACTGCAGGACGGCGAAGGAAACAAACTCTGCGCACGCATGTTTGAACACAGCAGCTATTACTATGACATGAGCTGCTACGGCAACTTTTTGGATGTTTATCCTGATGAAGACGTTCCCATCATCCCCAGGGCTTGGGACAACCGTGTCTCTTCTCTCGTGGTGGCCAGGTCCTGCAGCCTGACAGTGTGGTCTCGAAGCAAGAAGCAGGGTTCCAAGAAGAAGTTTTCTGCTGGCATCGTGTACCACCTCAAGGAAGTGAAACAAGGCCTGTTTGGCAACTGGAACGATTCCATCTCAGGATACTACTGCACATGCTAG